The Flavobacterium sp. K5-23 genome segment AGACTCTCCTTCCTTTTTTAAGACAGTAGCTTTTAAAACAGCTAGTTTTGAGGTAAACACAAACTTATCAGCTTTTTTGGTTTTAACCGAATAGTAATTACAAAGAATATCCGTAAATGATAACGGCGGATGCGATATTAATTTTTTAGAAAAACCCTGCAAGTCATTGTTGACTTTTGATAAGGCTTGCTTGCTAAAACCAGTTGATTTGTTAATCTCCACATCGATTATCGAAGGATTAAAATAATTAGAGGTTCTGTAAAAGAACATTTCTTTTGACCCTTTTTCGCCAGTGGTATAATTACGGCTCAAGTTGGCTTTTACATTAGCCATAATCTCATAAGGATTTGGTTTTATGTTTGATACGACAACATCATTCAGTTCGTAAATTCCGGGTAAAAGCTTAATCGTAAAATCCAGTTTTTTCAATTCCCCAACGGTCAGTTGCTGATTAACAAAACCCAAATAGGAAACAGTAAGGAATGTTTCGTCTTTACTATTGTTTTCCGAAAGTGAAAAATAACCTTCGCCATTTGAAACCAAGTTTTCCGACTCGTTCACCCTAATATTTGCATACGGAATACTTTCTCCAGTTGTGGAATCAATGATTTTTCCTTTTATGTTTTGGGCATTTCCTATTTGGAAGAAAAAAAGAATAAAATATATATTTATCAGGGTTTGTCTCATTTTTGTAAAGTGCTTTAAAGATGTAAGCTTTAACTAAATTATATCAATTATCTGTTTTTTTGATATTTATCAGTAGCAAATTGACACTATTAAAACTATAGCTGCAATACCCACTTTTAGTGATTTATAAAATTTTAACTTTTTGGGATGTATAACCTTTAAGCAATCGAAAACACTAGATAAATCAACTTGTTTTTAATTTAGATAAACTAAATTGTAAAACAACCATATTTCTAAATATATTTACCGTTCTATAATTAGCTGTTATTTACATGAAAAAACTATTATTTATTGCGCTTTTAGTGTTTACTACGAGTGTGTTTGCCCAAGACAAGAGTCAAGGTACTACTAGTGAAAACTACACCAAGAAAGAAGTACAAATTAAAATGCGTGATGGCGCAACTTTATTTACTGCCATTTATGCACCCAAAGACCGTTCTAAAAAATACCCTATCATTATGCAACGCACGCCCTACAGCTGTGCGCCTTATGGAGAAACCGAATTTAAAAAGAGTATTGGTCCAAGTGATACGATGATGAAAGAAGGTTATATAGTCGTGTATCAAGACGTTCGTGGGCGCTATATGAGTGATGGTTTGTATGACAATATGCGAGCTTTTATCCCTAATAAAAAAGTAAAAACCCAAGTGGACGAAGCTTCCGATACGTATGATACGATTGACTGGCTTGTTAAAAACGTGGAGAACAATAACGGGAATGTGGGTGTATGGGGTATTTCGTATCCTGGATTTTATTCTACTTATTCTTTGTTAAGCAACCATCCTGCTTTGAAAGCAGTTTCGCCTCAGGCTTGTATTGCTGATTTCTTTTTTGATGATTTTCATCATAATGGCGCTTATTTATTGAGCTACTGGAAAGCGACACCTTTATTTGGTATCCAAAAAGCGGAAAAAACCGACAAAGGTTGGTTTAAATTTCCTGATTTAGGAACTAAAGATGATTACCAGTTTTTTCTAGATGCAGGGCCTTTGTCTAATTTGGATAAATTTTATGGGAAAGACAATGAATTTTGGCAACAGCTAAAAGACCATTCAAGTTATGATGATTTCTGGCAAAAACGCGGAATTCTACAACACTTAAAAGATATTAAACCTGCAGTAATGACAGTAGGAGGTTGGTTTGATGCCGAGGATTTATATGGTCCTTTAAACACGTACCAAGCCATTGAAAAAAGCAGTAAGAACTACAATACAATTGTTATGGGACCTTGGAGTCACGGCGATTGGGCTAAGAACTCGGCTAGTGCTGTGATTGGAAATATAAAGTTTGGCGATAGTATTTCTGGGTTTTACCAAAAAAATATCGAAGCCAAGTTCTTCCGTCATTTCTTGAAAGACAATGGAAAAGGGGAAAACAAATTACCGGAAGCCTATGTCTTTGACACTGGTTCTAAAGACTGGAAAACGTATGACGTTTGGCCACCAAAAAACATAGTAAAAGAAAGCTTTTATTTGGCTTCAGACAAATTAACGACTGCTGTGCAAACGAATGTTGGTTTTGAGGAATTCATTAGCGATCCAAAAAAACCAGTTTCTTTTACTGAAGATATCAACCAAAAAGGGATTACTCCTAGAAAATACATGACAGATGACCAACGTTTTGCAGCAAGACGTCCTGATGTTCTAGTTTTTGAAACGGACGTATTGACTGATGACACTACATTGGCAGGAGATATTTTGGCGCAATTGCAAGTTTCCACTTCTGGAACAGATGCGGACTGGATTGTAAAAGTTATTGATGTATTCCCAAATGACGAACCAGAAACGCCTGAAGTTGCTCCTTATTTAAAAATGAGCAATTACCATATGATGGTGCGTAGTGAGGTGATGAGAGGTCGTTTTAGAAATAGTTTTATAAACCCGGAACCTTTTGTGGCAAATGAGAAAACAGCCGTAAATATCAAATTGCAAGATGTGATGCATACCTTCAAGAAAGGGCATAAAATCCAAATCCAAGTTCAAAGTACCTGGTTTCCTTTGATTGATTTGAATCCGCAAACGTATGTGGACAATATCTTTTATGCAAAACCGGAAGATTTTAAAAAGCAAACACATCGTGTGTATTCAGATTCTAAAATACTTTTTACTGTTTTGAAATAAATTCTGTTATTTACGAGGTTCAATTGTCCTTAGCTTCCGTAATCGAGCGTCAAATGTTTGAAGAATACGTAAAAAGAAAAGCTGTTTGAGCGCAGCGAGTTCTTTTCTTTTAGTATTTAAGAACTAATTTGACCGATGAGGGAGTGTAGACTTGATTTTTTTGTTTCTTTTTTGATCAAGCAAAAAAGAAAATTAGTAAAACATAATTTTATAATTTCAAAAAAACTTAATTGGTAGTGTACCTGCTTCTCGATAAAATCTCGCCCCCCAAAAGCGGAATCACTCGAACTGACGAAAAATCATCATCTCGTTGAGTTGGCTCATAAAGTAAATGATTAATGTGAAAACAAGAATCCAATCCTAGAAATAGTGATTGGGTTTTTGTTATATAGGAATTTGTGGTTATTGTGTAGCGAGAGCATTTTGTATCGCTTTCTCTATCAAAGGCGCCATTATTTCATAACCAGCTTTGTTAGGATGCACGCCATCTTTAGAATAGGCTAGGGGCAGTCCTTTTTTATCATCAGTCATTGCCGTGTGATAATCGACAAATGTAATTTCATTGGCAGTAGCATAACTACTTAGAAGAGTATTCAACTCAATAATGGTATTTGCAGGTTCTTGATTGGGTTGCCATATAAAATCATTAGCTGGTAAAATCGAGCAGAGAATGACTTTTATGTGATGGGCTTTCGCCAAATCCACCATCGAGAAAAGGTTATCTGTTATCATTTCTAATGTTGAAGGTCCCGTATTACCGGCGATATCATTGACACCTGCTAAAATAACAACGAGACTAGGTTTTAATGCAATGACATCGGCTCTAAAACGCAGTAATAGTTGCGGACTTGTTTGGCCGCTGATTCCTCTATTAATATAATGATGATTTTCAAAATACTCTGGTGCTTCACGGCTCCAAAACTCGGTTATAGAATCTCCCAGAAATACTACTCGCTTATCATTAAGCACCGAGTTTTGAAAAATCGAATTGGCTTTTTGGTATTTGTTTAGATTGGGCCAGTCTTGTACTTTGTTTCGTTTTTCCATAAAAGATTTTGAAATGGACTGGGTTATTTTAGAAAAAATCCTAGTCACTAACAATAGATGTTCCGAAGCAAATCTAGCTAAAATAATTTCGGATTAATTCTATAAAGCACAGTATTTTTAATTTGTATTTATATTCAAACAGATAATTAGAATTCCACCGTTAACAAATAGTTTACCATATGAGAAATATAAGGACATATAAGTTATTGATTTTTAAGCCTCGCTTAAATCCTCTTATATTTCTTAAATGGTTAAAAATTAATGCTGTTTATTTCAGTATATAGCCATAATTTCAAAGTCATTTTCGAATGAACCAATTCTTTGTGTCTATAATTGGTTTTCGATATATAATTTGTTGCACGTCACTTCGAGGTGTGATTTTTTCATAAAAAAGTAATATTAAATGACATTTGAGGTTTAAAGTTGAATTCGATTACAAACTAAAATGCTGTTGTTTAAGAGGTTCAGTTGTCCTTAGCTTCCGCAGTCGAGCGTCAAATGTTTGAAGAATACGTAAAAAGAAAAGCTGTTTGAGCGCAGCGAGTTCTTTTCTTTTAGTATTCGAGAACTAATTTGACCGACGAGGGAGTGTAGACTTGATTTTTTTGTTTCTTTTTTGATCAAGCAAAAAAGAAAATTAGTAAAACATAATTTTTTATTTTCAACAAAACGTCATTGGTAGTGTACCTGCTTCTCGATACATTTCAAAATAAAAAATTTTGAAATACTCGAAGTGACGAAATGAAAAAATGTATCGAGAACCGTTTTTAATTCTAAATTTTCTTGTTCTCGATACAATCCCTCCCAAAATCGGGATCACTCGAACTGACGAAAATCATCATTAAAAACCAATTTCCCCTAACGGCTAAGATTTCTATTCTTCAAAATTATCTTTCCAGTCTTTTGAAACAATAGCCGAAACCTTATTGTCTTTATCCATAGTCACTCTCAGTTCTTTATTAGCCACTTTCTTTGAATAATCAGCTTTAAATCTATAAATGATGGATTGACCATCCTCATTTGGGATGACTTCTATTAGTCGGAGATCGATGAAGGTACCGTAGTTTTGACGGAATTTCGCACAAGTTTTACTAAGGCGGCTAAGCGTGGTGTTTGCAATGACTTTGTCTGTAGCTTCGTCTCGGGTAAATTGTTTGAATGTTGAGGTATTGCATGTCAATAACACTCTTTTACCTAAATTATAGGCTTTGGCCTTTAGCGCTTCATTGGCTTCTGCTTTTATCAGTAGCTCGGCCATATTTTCTCTTTCAATTTTTTCTTTTGCTTTTTTGGATTTACATGCTATTAGAGAAAGTAGGCAGAGTAGTAGAATTAACTTTTTCATTTCGGTTTCAATTTCTGTATAAACGGAAAATAAGGGTGTAAAGTATAAAACCAGCCTTCTTATTCCTGTTTTTTATGAGAATGACGAGCTTTAAAGCGGTTTCGTATACTATTGTATATGTGATAGATGTGTTTTTAATTAACTGTGTATCAAGTATTTGTTTTTTATTTTAATTCACATTTTGATCTGTGAACTCATAAATGAAATTAACGCTTTTATGTTTGTATGAATTTTACGTTTTTATTTGATGACACGAATGTCATTCGAAGTTTTTTTTAACACTTTCATCGGAAATATGATAAATGTATTAACGATGTAATTGTTAATTATATAAATTAGTATTCAAATGTATGAATATTACGCAGTTGCGATTTTTTTTTGTTGCGTAAATATGAATTTGGCTGTAATTCCATTATATATTTTAACATAAAATCAATAATAGAACTCCCCACTCTATAGATTTTATTTTTTCAGTTTGTTATATCGTGTTCGTTATTTTATAAATTTTTATTCGATAAATATGAAAACATTTCTACTTACCCCCAGATTTTTTACCCTTGTTTTTTTAATTAGTAATTTATTTTTTGCCTCCGGGGCTTTTGGGCAGGCGACTGTCACTACGGATAAGGCAGATTATGCCCCAGGTGAAATTGTTACAATTTCGGGTACTGGATGGTATCCTAATGAAATGGTGTCTTTTACTTTAAAAGAAATTCCATCTATTGATGAAGCTCTTTTGAATTTTACCGTTCAGGCAGATTCAAACGGTTCGTTAGTTTACAATCAATTTATGACACAACAACGTCATTTAGGTATCGCATTTTTAATGAGTGCTATAGGGAATTCTTCTGGTCTTACAGCAGAAAACCATTTTACGGACGCAACCTTTACAGTTAAAAATGGAGGTAATTGGAATTCAACACCTAATGTCTGGAACGAAAGCGGATTTCCTGGTGCAGGGGATTTCGTAACAGTAAACGATAAAAAAGCGGTTACATTAAATGCTAATGCGAGTGCTAATACTATAAATATTGCTGCAGTCCAAAGCGGAAGTGGTACTTCAAAAATTGAAGTTATACCAAACACATGTATTATATGGCCCAAATTTTATCTAAAAATACATAGCTATATCCACAGATACTCATTACCTCTTTTTTGCTTGTAGCTTTTACGACATTAGTAATGAAATCTTCTACATCTTCCAATGAATTATAAAATTTATTAGAAAATTCTCGTTTGTATTTTGCCCACATTTTTTCAGCGGGATTAAGTTCTGGACTATATGGTGGTAGAAAAACCAAAACAATATTTTCAGGAATGATTAATTTTTTTGCCTTATGAAACCTTCCATTATCCAGCACCATTATTTTGAGTTCTTTCGGATTTTCCTTTGAGAAATTATCTAAAAAAACTTGAAAATTATCAGCGTTGCAATGTGGGAGTATTAATTGAAAATGGTCTCCAGTTATGGGCGAAAAAGCTCCAGAAAGCCAAGTTGATTTAAAAACTTGTTGGAAAGCACAAATCGGCTTAACACTAATAGCAGTAACTGATTTTCCGTTTCGAGTGAACAAACCAAAACGCGATTCATCTTGAAAATACAAGTTTACAGAGTCAAAATCACCCACCGTATTTAGTGCTATTTCTTGACAGATTCGTCCGAAGTCTTTTTAAAAGAGATTCCCTGATCTTCGTCTTTTTGGCGTGACTTTTGCGGGCTACTTTTACACTTGATTTAAAATTCCTGATGCAATAATAAAGCAACGTATTGTAATTGAAAGTCTTCCCTGATTCTTTTTCAATCCAATCTTTAAGCTCAACATAGCCTTGAAGTCCATTTTGAGGGTCGTTGAGTTTTGTTTCCAACATATTGTGTTCAATAGCATTAAAAGCCGACGGCTTAAAACCTGTTTTTTGATGCTTCATCAAACCCTCAATTCCAGAATTAAGGTATAATGTCCTCCAATTCTGAACGCTATTAGGGTCAACCACAGCTAATTTAGCAACCTCACGTTTAGAAATCCCTACTTTTTCGTTTTGCTTCAAAATCAGCAGAACTCTCAAACGTTGACCAATAAACGGAATAGATTGTTTGAGCAGATTTTTTATTTCTTTTTCGGTTTCCTTAATTACCAAAATTTTTGCATGCGCCATGATTACTTTTATAATATAGTCCAAATATAACATAAAAAAACCAATTATCAAAATTGGTATATATTATATTTTCGTTTGGTATTAAACAATATACTTTAACTGTTGGAAACAATTTAAATTTGACTTCTAGTGATGCAGATAATAAAATTGCAGAAATATCAGTAGATGATAGCGGTACAATTATAACAAATAATTTAAATTTAAGTACAGGAACAAATGGTACTACACATTTAAATTTAAGTGGCGTTAATAGTAGACTTACTGTTTCTGGTGCAATTAATATAACTGGTACTAAAAACACCAATACGTTTTCAACAACTAGTATAGTTGAATACAACGGAGCTACTCAAAACGTGGTTAAATTCAATTCTATTTATGCTAATGTAGCTTTAAGTGGTTCGGGTGTTAAAACATTTGCAGCTACTCTTGCTATAAATGGTAGACTTACTATTAATAGTGGTGTAAAAGCAAAATTAAATGCTTTTAGTTCTACTGCAAATACATTAACATTAGGAGGAGTGAGTATGCCAGCCGGTACATATGGGGGTACAGATTCTGGCGCTACTAATATAATCACTGATTATTTTGAAGCGGGTCTTGGAATTTTGACCGTGGCTAATGGTCCGGCTAAAGTAAACCAGACAATAACGTTTACTAACCCAGGAACAAAGACTTATGGTGATGCTCCATTTAGCGTTTCCGCTACTGCGACGTCAGGCTTAGCTATTAGTTTCAGTATAGTTAGCGGTCCTGCCACAATCTCTGGGAATACAATAACAATTACCGGAGCTGGAAGTGTGGTAGTAAGAGCTGCACAGTCAGGTAATGCAAGTTATAACGCAGCGCCAAATGTAGATCAGAGTTTTACTGTAAATAAAGCTACACCAACGATAAGTGTAACAGGAACCCAAACTTTTACTTATAACGGTTTAGCTCAAGGACCTGCAACGATTTCCTATAATGGGGATGGTAGCACTTCATTATTATATACAAATACAAACGGAACTGCCTATTCATCTGCTACTGCGCCTACAAATGCTGGTAGCTATCAGGTTGTAGCTAGTGCAACTGCAGGTGTTAATTATAATGTTGCTGTTACTAGTGCACATACATTTACAATTAGTAAAGCAGCAACTGAAACAGTTGTTACTATCAATGATGCTCCGTTCACATACACAGGTTCGGTTATTGAGCCAGCAACAGTAAGTTTAACAGGTGCTAATTTGAGTTTAACTCCAACAGCATCTTATTTAAATAACGTTGCTGCAGGTGTTAATACTGCTTCAGCAAGTTATACTTATGCTGAAAGTGCTAACCATTTAGGAAGTACACAAACTGTGATCTTTACAATCGGAAAAGCTACTGCTACTTTAACATTAACAAACTTAACAGGTCATACATATGATGCTACTTCAAAATCAGCTACGGCTTCTATAACTCCATCAGGAGTAACAGGAATAACTGTAACAGGTTCAGGAACAGATGCAGGAAGTTATCCGGTATCCGCTTCATTAACCAATGCTAACTATCAGGCTGAAGCAGTAACTGGTTCAATAGAAATCGGAAAAGCTACTGCTACTATAGCAATCGTTGATTACTCAGCGGATTATGACACTTTTACTCATACAGCAAGTGGAACAGCTACAGGTGTTAACAGTACTGATTTATCGTCAGGTTTAAGTTTTGCAACTTCTCACACGAATGTACCTGGAGGTTCTACCAACTGGTCATTTGCAGGAGGGACAAACTATAATAATGCTAATGGTACAGCTAATGTAACTATTGGTAAGGCTACTGCTACTTTGGTATTAGGAAACTTAACAGGTCATACATATGATGCTACTTCAAAATCAGCTACGGCTTCTATAACTCCAGTGGGAGTAACAGGCGTAACTGTAAGTGGTTCAGGAATGAATGCAGGAGATTATCCAGCATCAGCGTCTTTAGACAATGCTAACTACACAGCTACGACAGTAAACGGTTCATTAGAAATTGGAAAAGCTACTGCTACTATAGCAATCGTTGATTACTCAGCGGATTATGACACTTTTGCTCATACAGCAAGTGGAACAGCTACAGGTGTTAACAGTACTGATTTATCGTCAGGTTTAAGTTTTACAACTTCTCACACGAATGTACCTGGAGGTTCTACCAACTGGTCATTTGCAGGAGGGACAAACTATAATAATGCTAATGGTACAGCTAATGTAACTATTGGTAAGGCTACTGCTACTTTGGTATTAGGAAACTTAACAGGTCATACATATGATGCTACTTCAAAATCAGCTACGGCTTCTATAACTCCAGTGGGAGTAACAGGAGTGACTGTAACAGGATCTGGAACAGATGCAGGAGATTATCCAGCATCAGCGTCTTTAGACAATGCTAACTACACAGCTACGACAGTAAACGGTTCAATAGAAATTGGAAAAGCTACTGCTACTATAGCAATCGTTGATTACTCAGCGGATTATGACACTTTTGCTCATACAGCAAGTGGAACAGCTACAGGTGTTAACAGTACTGATTTATCGTCAGGTTTAAGTTTTGCA includes the following:
- a CDS encoding SGNH/GDSL hydrolase family protein; translated protein: MEKRNKVQDWPNLNKYQKANSIFQNSVLNDKRVVFLGDSITEFWSREAPEYFENHHYINRGISGQTSPQLLLRFRADVIALKPSLVVILAGVNDIAGNTGPSTLEMITDNLFSMVDLAKAHHIKVILCSILPANDFIWQPNQEPANTIIELNTLLSSYATANEITFVDYHTAMTDDKKGLPLAYSKDGVHPNKAGYEIMAPLIEKAIQNALATQ
- a CDS encoding IS630 family transposase: MGDFDSVNLYFQDESRFGLFTRNGKSVTAISVKPICAFQQVFKSTWLSGAFSPITGDHFQLILPHCNADNFQVFLDNFSKENPKELKIMVLDNGRFHKAKKLIIPENIVLVFLPPYSPELNPAEKMWAKYKREFSNKFYNSLEDVEDFITNVVKATSKKEVMSICGYSYVFLDKIWAI
- a CDS encoding CocE/NonD family hydrolase, yielding MKKLLFIALLVFTTSVFAQDKSQGTTSENYTKKEVQIKMRDGATLFTAIYAPKDRSKKYPIIMQRTPYSCAPYGETEFKKSIGPSDTMMKEGYIVVYQDVRGRYMSDGLYDNMRAFIPNKKVKTQVDEASDTYDTIDWLVKNVENNNGNVGVWGISYPGFYSTYSLLSNHPALKAVSPQACIADFFFDDFHHNGAYLLSYWKATPLFGIQKAEKTDKGWFKFPDLGTKDDYQFFLDAGPLSNLDKFYGKDNEFWQQLKDHSSYDDFWQKRGILQHLKDIKPAVMTVGGWFDAEDLYGPLNTYQAIEKSSKNYNTIVMGPWSHGDWAKNSASAVIGNIKFGDSISGFYQKNIEAKFFRHFLKDNGKGENKLPEAYVFDTGSKDWKTYDVWPPKNIVKESFYLASDKLTTAVQTNVGFEEFISDPKKPVSFTEDINQKGITPRKYMTDDQRFAARRPDVLVFETDVLTDDTTLAGDILAQLQVSTSGTDADWIVKVIDVFPNDEPETPEVAPYLKMSNYHMMVRSEVMRGRFRNSFINPEPFVANEKTAVNIKLQDVMHTFKKGHKIQIQVQSTWFPLIDLNPQTYVDNIFYAKPEDFKKQTHRVYSDSKILFTVLK